In Bacillota bacterium, a single window of DNA contains:
- a CDS encoding tryptophan-rich sensory protein codes for MIIVNTLANTLPINGVKTGDVSERYPNLFTPAPFTFVIWGIIYLLLACFVIYQFIALKKDKNFADVLYAIGPYFIISSAANAAWILAWHYNLIPLTVILMFVILSSLIIISLSLNRLKLSPTEALLVKVPFNLYFGWITVATIANITVLLVYLNWNGWGIPEQVWTSIIILVGLVIASLTLKHNESIAYAIAVIWAYLGILLKHTSSSGFSGEYPIVIVITIISLAVLLYECVFILPDPSEKKWKKPLY; via the coding sequence ATGATAATAGTCAATACGCTTGCCAATACATTACCAATTAACGGCGTAAAAACAGGCGACGTATCAGAACGCTATCCTAACCTTTTTACCCCTGCCCCCTTTACGTTTGTTATCTGGGGCATAATCTATCTGCTGCTTGCATGTTTTGTGATATATCAATTTATCGCTCTTAAAAAAGATAAAAACTTTGCAGATGTTCTTTATGCCATAGGGCCATACTTCATTATTTCTTCGGCTGCAAACGCAGCATGGATACTTGCCTGGCATTATAATTTAATTCCTCTTACGGTGATATTGATGTTTGTAATTTTGTCTAGTCTTATTATTATATCATTATCGTTAAATAGACTTAAATTAAGTCCGACAGAGGCACTTTTGGTCAAAGTTCCTTTCAATCTCTACTTTGGCTGGATAACTGTTGCCACTATTGCAAACATTACAGTCCTTCTAGTATACCTTAACTGGAACGGATGGGGGATTCCGGAACAGGTCTGGACGTCAATAATTATCCTTGTGGGGCTAGTAATAGCTTCGCTTACTCTAAAACATAACGAGAGTATCGCATATGCTATTGCTGTTATTTGGGCATATCTAGGGATACTGCTAAAGCATACTTCTTCCAGCGGGTTTTCCGGAGAATATCCGATAGTTATCGTTATAACAATAATATCTTTAGCGGTTTTACTTTATGAATGCGTTTTTATTTTACCTGATCCGTCAGAAAAGAAATGGAAAAAGCCGCTGTACTAA